The Enterococcus rotai genome includes a window with the following:
- a CDS encoding DUF3042 family protein — translation MKKFISGMLVGTAVTCAAVVGFAATIKKTVLDPIEEKEDMIEENRKKAMRKRISR, via the coding sequence ATGAAAAAATTTATTTCAGGTATGCTTGTAGGAACAGCTGTAACATGCGCCGCTGTTGTTGGCTTTGCAGCCACAATCAAGAAAACAGTTCTTGATCCAATCGAAGAAAAAGAAGATATGATCGAGGAAAACCGTAAAAAAGCAATGCGCAAACGCATCTCTCGATAA